One window of the Nicotiana tabacum cultivar K326 chromosome 4, ASM71507v2, whole genome shotgun sequence genome contains the following:
- the LOC107798717 gene encoding LOW QUALITY PROTEIN: transcription factor MYB15 (The sequence of the model RefSeq protein was modified relative to this genomic sequence to represent the inferred CDS: inserted 1 base in 1 codon), with product MSSVPQHQQKSTNMEEIKKGAWSPEEDQKLKSYIIRYGIWNWSHMPKFAGLSRTGKSCRLRWMNYLRSDVKKGPFTMEEREIVIKLYQELGSRWSTIAAKLPGRSDNDVKNFFYTHLKKHMGMKNDALLKSKARRKRVEKPQKSVGKINAEKAQERPVLFLAINNLTIGKSSNNSLTSPDVSSSCSSSIITFGENQKMNIEMENTVILESNPEIYQSDCLSIESLDQFDTSSFWXYLLNDAHRLIL from the exons ATGTCAAGTGTACCACAACATCAGCAGAAAAGTACAAACATGGAGGAGATAAAGAAGGGAGCATGGTCTCCAGAGGAAGACCAAAAGTTGAAATCTTATATCATCAGATATGGCATTTGGAATTGGAGTCACATGCCCAAATTTGCAG GGCTTTCAAGAACTGGGAAAAGTTGTAGACTTAGATGGATGAACTACCTCCGCTCTGATGTTAAGAAAGGACCCTTTACcatggaagaaagagaaatagtcATCAAATTGTATCAGGAACTTGGAAGTAG atgGTCAACTATTGCAGCAAAATTGCCTGGAAGAAGTGACAACGACGTTAAAAACTTCTTCTACACACATTTAAAGAAGCATATGGGCATGAAAAATGATGCCTTACTGAAGTCTAAGGCAAGACGCAAAAGGGTGGAGAAACCCCAGAAAAGTGTTGGGAAGATAAATGCAGAAAAAGCTCAAGAAAGACCCGTATTATTTCTGGCTATTAATAATCTAACGATAGGAAAATCCAGCAACAACAGCTTGACATCACCTGATGTTTCTTCATCCTGCAGCAGCAGCATTATTACATTCGGGGAAAACCAAAAGATGAATATTGAAATGGAAAACACGGTTATCTTGGAGAGCAATCCTGAAATTTATCAGTCTGATTGTTTGAGTATTGAGTCATTGGATCAGTTCGATACGAGTTCATTCT TTTATCTACTTAATGATGCCCATCGTCTTATTTTATGA